A region of Maridesulfovibrio sp. DNA encodes the following proteins:
- a CDS encoding efflux transporter outer membrane subunit, giving the protein MSSFKLKLTVIFLLTVFGLSACSPFRPDPRDNMTLGVPPQYELYSSEPRVLGKWWEGFHNEELNKLVEEALQANFDVRIAWAKLRQLRAKAVKSRADIYPHLDGKGTYTNSRSGNDGTEGSKGSSSTDTHKLGLAASYEIDLWGKIEANAASGELDYLSSREDVDSAAMTVAAEVVKRWLEIQLQRKKKAIYRKQLETNETYLELIELRFRNSLATALDVFQQRETTARTRALIPPVESQEQLKLHELAYLLGRPAGSINVATADFPELPALPGLGIPFDLLAMRPDVRAAGLELQSADWAVSAARADRLPSMNLSAEAMLSSAQLANIFSGWLTTLTSSIAGPIFDGYQRKAEVERTRAVVDERMLNYKDTVYTAFKEVQDALVEEKWQHEYISARKNQLEAAKLNLDEAGSRYLQGLEDYLPVLSALVSVHDLEINIAQDEADLLSYRVSLYRALGGTWTDSLEDGAELKPESDDEVAAIAAEKTENEIAPAKEGI; this is encoded by the coding sequence ATGTCTTCATTCAAGTTGAAATTGACCGTGATTTTTTTGCTGACAGTATTCGGCCTTTCAGCATGTTCCCCATTCCGGCCTGATCCGCGTGATAATATGACACTGGGTGTCCCCCCGCAATACGAGCTGTATTCCAGCGAACCGCGTGTACTGGGTAAATGGTGGGAAGGTTTTCATAACGAAGAGCTCAACAAGTTGGTTGAAGAAGCTCTGCAGGCCAACTTTGACGTGCGTATAGCCTGGGCTAAACTCCGTCAGTTGCGGGCCAAGGCAGTTAAGTCGCGAGCCGACATTTACCCCCATCTGGACGGCAAGGGTACTTATACAAATTCCCGCAGCGGCAATGACGGAACCGAAGGTTCAAAGGGGTCCTCCTCCACGGATACCCACAAACTGGGGTTGGCCGCATCATATGAAATAGATCTTTGGGGGAAAATAGAGGCTAATGCCGCCTCCGGGGAACTTGATTATCTTTCCTCCCGTGAAGATGTGGATTCCGCAGCTATGACAGTGGCTGCCGAGGTGGTCAAACGTTGGCTGGAAATTCAGTTGCAGCGCAAGAAAAAGGCAATTTACCGTAAACAACTGGAAACTAACGAGACTTATCTTGAGCTGATTGAACTACGTTTCCGTAATTCTTTGGCTACCGCCCTTGATGTCTTCCAGCAGCGGGAAACAACGGCCCGCACAAGAGCTCTGATTCCACCGGTGGAGTCTCAGGAGCAGCTTAAGCTGCATGAGCTTGCCTACCTGCTGGGGCGTCCGGCCGGATCCATTAATGTGGCAACGGCTGATTTTCCGGAACTGCCAGCTCTTCCGGGGCTGGGAATTCCCTTTGATCTTCTGGCTATGCGTCCTGATGTACGTGCAGCAGGTTTGGAACTGCAATCTGCAGATTGGGCTGTCTCTGCCGCCCGGGCCGACCGTTTGCCTTCCATGAATCTTTCTGCTGAGGCAATGCTTTCCAGCGCCCAGCTTGCCAATATTTTTTCCGGGTGGCTGACAACACTCACTTCGTCCATAGCCGGGCCGATTTTTGACGGCTATCAGCGTAAGGCCGAGGTCGAGCGTACCCGGGCTGTGGTTGATGAACGCATGCTCAATTATAAGGATACTGTTTATACCGCATTCAAGGAAGTACAGGATGCCCTTGTTGAGGAGAAGTGGCAGCATGAGTACATATCAGCCCGCAAGAATCAGCTGGAAGCGGCAAAGTTGAATCTTGATGAAGCCGGTTCCCGCTATTTGCAGGGGCTTGAAGATTACCTGCCTGTTCTCAGTGCATTGGTCAGCGTGCATGATCTTGAAATTAATATTGCCCAGGATGAGGCAGACCTGCTCAGCTACCGGGTTTCCCTGTACCGCGCCCTTGGCGGAACATGGACTGATTCTTTGGAAGACGGGGCAGAGCTGAAGCCTGAATCTGATGATGAAGTTGCAGCTATAGCAGCTGAAAAAACTGAAAATGAAATTGCTCCCGCAAAAGAGGGGATTTAG
- a CDS encoding response regulator transcription factor has product MEQQFTVLIVDDDAKLRDLLTQYLEGYGYKVVTLPSGEGLIEKEKETSPEIVILDIMMPGKDGLEVLRELRPHSNVPVIMLTAKGEDTDRIVGLELGADDYISKPFNPRELLARIKAVLRRAQDPGRRAVKISGQIKVAGLVLHLSHQKLEIGDESVELSSTEFKLFKALMENPGQPMTRDDLMTSVWGKDFNAFDRSIDVHISKLRALLKPYPDHESRIKTVWGTGYMFVSE; this is encoded by the coding sequence ATGGAACAACAATTTACCGTACTCATAGTGGATGATGACGCAAAACTCAGGGACCTGCTGACCCAGTACCTTGAAGGATACGGCTACAAAGTTGTCACCCTTCCATCAGGGGAGGGTCTGATTGAAAAAGAGAAGGAGACTTCGCCGGAAATTGTCATTCTGGATATCATGATGCCCGGTAAAGACGGACTTGAAGTATTGCGGGAACTGCGCCCGCACTCCAACGTCCCGGTAATCATGCTCACAGCCAAAGGCGAGGACACCGACCGTATTGTGGGACTTGAACTCGGTGCGGATGACTATATCTCCAAACCTTTCAATCCCCGTGAACTGCTGGCCCGCATTAAGGCTGTGTTGCGCCGGGCACAGGATCCGGGCAGGCGGGCCGTCAAGATCTCCGGACAAATAAAGGTTGCAGGATTAGTTCTGCATCTCTCCCACCAGAAGCTGGAGATCGGAGATGAATCGGTGGAACTGTCATCCACTGAATTCAAGTTGTTCAAGGCATTGATGGAAAATCCGGGCCAGCCCATGACCCGTGACGATCTGATGACCTCGGTCTGGGGCAAGGATTTCAATGCCTTTGACCGCAGTATTGATGTTCATATCAGCAAACTTCGCGCCCTCTTGAAACCCTACCCGGATCACGAATCACGAATCAAAACTGTCTGGGGTACCGGATACATGTTTGTGAGCGAATAA
- a CDS encoding efflux RND transporter periplasmic adaptor subunit has protein sequence MAKRVWYYIKQIGLKGVLPLLIVVAAVLGAKALLATKPVAKKKAPVVSAPLVNVSVLEVKDVHVWTPVMGTVEAAREINLEPQVSGRVISVSDSFIPGGYFDKGDEVLRIDPIDYELAVQQQQAVVTDAEYNLKLESGQQRVAGREWKLLKKSSGGTAQEAELALRKPHLQKAQADLSSSLAKLKQARIDLARTRVRAPFACMVVSKNADLGAHLSLNETIASLVGTEEFWVVVSVPVDRLSSIVIPKAENGYKGAKARVVMDSGKTSTEREGEVLRLLPSLEEKGRMARVIVSVKDPLNLKGGEVRPLLLGSYVNVYIDSGKLEKVIAIPRTAFRDNNTIWVLKEGGLLDIRTVYPVWRDQDYVYLDSGVSDGEKLVVTDISAPLQNMKLRENGSGSMKRKVNGNG, from the coding sequence ATGGCTAAGAGAGTATGGTATTATATCAAGCAGATAGGCCTCAAAGGTGTTTTGCCTTTGTTGATTGTTGTGGCTGCGGTTCTCGGGGCCAAAGCCCTGCTTGCCACCAAACCGGTAGCAAAGAAAAAAGCTCCGGTGGTTTCCGCGCCTCTGGTCAATGTCAGCGTACTCGAAGTGAAGGATGTACATGTCTGGACCCCGGTTATGGGGACAGTTGAGGCGGCCCGTGAAATCAATCTTGAGCCGCAGGTCTCCGGCAGGGTTATTTCTGTAAGTGATTCCTTTATTCCCGGTGGTTACTTTGACAAGGGTGACGAAGTTCTGCGCATAGACCCGATTGATTATGAACTTGCCGTTCAGCAGCAGCAGGCCGTGGTTACAGATGCTGAATACAATCTCAAACTTGAAAGCGGTCAGCAGAGGGTTGCCGGGCGTGAATGGAAACTGCTCAAAAAATCTTCCGGTGGGACTGCGCAGGAAGCGGAACTTGCTCTGCGTAAACCCCATCTGCAAAAGGCGCAGGCCGATCTTTCTTCTTCTCTGGCGAAGCTTAAGCAGGCCCGTATCGATTTAGCCCGGACCCGTGTGCGGGCTCCTTTTGCCTGTATGGTGGTCAGCAAAAACGCCGATCTCGGTGCGCATTTGAGCCTTAATGAAACCATAGCCTCACTGGTGGGGACAGAAGAATTCTGGGTGGTTGTGTCCGTTCCAGTGGACCGCCTGTCCAGCATTGTGATTCCTAAGGCGGAAAACGGTTACAAAGGTGCCAAAGCCCGAGTTGTAATGGACAGCGGTAAAACATCCACTGAGCGCGAAGGGGAAGTGCTCCGCCTGCTACCTTCACTTGAGGAAAAGGGACGCATGGCCAGAGTTATAGTCTCAGTTAAAGATCCCCTCAATCTAAAAGGCGGGGAAGTACGTCCCCTGCTGCTGGGCAGTTACGTTAACGTCTATATTGATTCCGGTAAATTGGAGAAAGTGATTGCAATTCCGCGTACCGCTTTCCGTGATAATAATACCATCTGGGTGCTGAAAGAAGGCGGTCTGCTGGATATCCGTACTGTTTATCCCGTCTGGCGCGATCAGGACTATGTTTATCTTGATTCCGGTGTGAGCGATGGTGAAAAGTTGGTTGTGACCGATATCTCCGCTCCCTTGCAGAATATGAAACTGCGTGAAAACGGTTCCGGTTCCATGAAAAGAAAGGTGAACGGTAATGGCTGA
- the trpA gene encoding tryptophan synthase subunit alpha, with product MSITKLADKINEAKSQGRIGLIPFLPGGYPNREQFWKEILELDENGADVIEIGMPFSDPVADGPVVEAASLKCLEDGINLKWILAGLSEHRAKISAGVLLMGYYNPVLQYGLENFAKDACAAGVNGLIIADLPYEEGVEFRDLLAKYDIALIPLVGLNTEPERMGLYAKGGNGFCYYVSVLGTTGDRDSLPEEVKDGLAKAQDVFNIPVALGFGLKEPSQLKELEGLVDAAVFGSALIRHIDSGKSSAEFMKVWKK from the coding sequence ATGAGTATTACCAAACTTGCAGATAAAATTAATGAGGCTAAGTCACAGGGACGTATCGGACTGATTCCGTTTCTTCCCGGCGGATATCCCAACCGTGAGCAGTTCTGGAAGGAAATTCTTGAGCTTGATGAAAACGGTGCCGACGTTATTGAGATCGGTATGCCTTTTTCCGATCCCGTAGCAGACGGCCCTGTAGTTGAGGCTGCATCGCTCAAATGCCTTGAAGACGGCATCAATCTGAAATGGATTCTTGCAGGACTTTCTGAACACCGGGCAAAAATCAGCGCCGGGGTGCTGCTTATGGGATACTATAATCCGGTACTGCAGTATGGATTGGAAAACTTTGCCAAGGATGCCTGTGCGGCCGGGGTTAACGGGTTGATCATTGCCGACCTGCCGTATGAGGAAGGAGTGGAATTTCGCGATCTGCTCGCCAAGTATGACATAGCGCTCATCCCGCTGGTAGGGCTGAATACCGAACCGGAACGCATGGGACTTTATGCCAAGGGCGGCAACGGTTTCTGCTACTACGTCTCAGTTCTCGGCACCACAGGGGACCGTGATTCCCTGCCCGAAGAAGTAAAAGATGGTCTCGCCAAGGCGCAGGATGTTTTTAATATTCCTGTTGCTCTCGGTTTCGGTCTCAAGGAACCTTCCCAGCTCAAGGAACTGGAAGGGCTGGTCGATGCAGCTGTCTTTGGGTCCGCGCTGATCCGGCATATTGATTCCGGGAAAAGTTCTGCGGAATTTATGAAGGTCTGGAAGAAATAG
- a CDS encoding GNAT family N-acetyltransferase, translating to MNITLHFELNNIDWPKIAEIFEKAPLGTREPAKLSRAAANSALVCFAKDRDRFIGFARAISDGEYQAAIYDMCILPEYQSHGLGKKIMTAMKERLGPVNIILFAVPGKEGFYKKLGFAPMLTAMGSFQDEDGMVERGYLER from the coding sequence ATGAATATCACACTGCACTTCGAACTGAATAATATTGACTGGCCTAAAATAGCTGAAATTTTCGAAAAAGCACCTCTGGGAACCCGTGAACCTGCGAAACTGTCCCGCGCTGCTGCAAACAGCGCATTGGTCTGCTTTGCCAAGGACAGGGATAGATTTATCGGCTTTGCCCGTGCCATTAGCGATGGCGAATATCAGGCGGCAATCTACGACATGTGCATCCTGCCGGAATACCAGTCCCACGGACTCGGTAAAAAAATAATGACTGCCATGAAAGAAAGGCTTGGTCCTGTAAACATCATCCTCTTCGCCGTACCGGGCAAGGAAGGATTCTACAAAAAGCTGGGCTTCGCACCCATGCTGACCGCCATGGGCAGCTTTCAGGATGAAGACGGGATGGTTGAGCGGGGATATTTGGAGAGATAG
- a CDS encoding HAMP domain-containing sensor histidine kinase, with product MKISRTYLKIFISFMLVLVVSELIIFGLLRMSWDKSPLVHHMERQVFTIKNLVEMELGGLRTSAEEERRVLTPLLKNLGNSIEADIWITGPYGEIVASSSTKIPDMSGFREEDAAKSKDGIYIYKKRNDGIKSVYGVYTGKQPQGYPFTYHLYHSLPKFDEESWFLRGQAVLTVIAAIFLIPVARRVIRPLRELTNSAAKMGKGDLNQRVEIKGKDELAELGKAFNHMAEGLEKMVKSSRELTANVSHELRSPLARMRISLEMLKERIEGGNTSGCGTFMNGMQAEITHMDELIGKIIKFSKLDMHEPPTMTETANLQVLISDLLEQYQCIAERNNLNIKADLAKIKLPNCNRNSIRVVMDNILGNAFKYTEPEGVVEVSLRRDKGEVLISVDNTHTPLPENDLEEIFNPFHRLKGQEIPGSGLGLASARKIIRIHHGEIRAENSDTGFRIIVTIPTKRM from the coding sequence ATGAAAATCAGCCGCACCTACCTAAAAATATTTATTTCCTTCATGCTGGTGCTGGTGGTCTCCGAATTGATCATCTTTGGCCTGCTGCGTATGTCATGGGACAAAAGTCCCCTTGTTCACCACATGGAGCGTCAGGTTTTCACGATAAAAAACCTTGTGGAAATGGAATTGGGCGGACTCCGCACTTCTGCTGAAGAAGAGCGAAGAGTTCTAACCCCCCTGCTGAAAAACCTAGGCAATTCAATTGAGGCCGATATCTGGATCACCGGGCCTTATGGAGAGATTGTAGCTTCATCATCCACAAAAATACCGGATATGAGCGGCTTCCGGGAAGAGGACGCGGCAAAATCAAAAGACGGTATCTACATTTATAAAAAACGCAATGACGGAATAAAAAGTGTTTACGGAGTTTATACAGGCAAACAACCGCAAGGTTACCCTTTCACTTACCATCTCTACCACTCCCTTCCCAAGTTCGATGAAGAAAGCTGGTTTTTGCGCGGACAGGCAGTTTTAACTGTTATCGCCGCAATATTTCTTATCCCGGTAGCAAGAAGGGTAATCCGCCCACTGAGGGAACTGACAAATTCAGCAGCAAAAATGGGCAAGGGAGATCTGAATCAACGAGTTGAAATAAAAGGGAAGGACGAACTTGCCGAACTTGGTAAAGCCTTCAACCACATGGCCGAAGGTCTGGAAAAAATGGTCAAATCAAGCCGCGAGCTGACCGCCAATGTTTCCCATGAACTGCGCAGCCCGTTGGCACGAATGCGTATATCCCTTGAAATGCTCAAGGAGCGCATTGAAGGAGGGAATACTTCCGGCTGCGGCACATTTATGAACGGGATGCAGGCGGAAATCACCCACATGGATGAACTCATCGGAAAAATAATCAAATTTTCCAAACTGGACATGCATGAACCGCCAACGATGACAGAGACAGCCAATCTGCAAGTTCTTATATCCGATCTTCTGGAACAGTATCAATGCATAGCCGAGCGCAACAATTTAAACATTAAGGCTGATCTTGCCAAAATCAAACTCCCTAATTGCAACCGCAACAGCATTCGTGTTGTAATGGACAATATTCTTGGCAATGCCTTCAAGTACACTGAACCGGAAGGGGTCGTTGAAGTCAGCTTGCGCAGAGACAAAGGTGAGGTGCTTATATCAGTGGACAACACCCATACTCCATTACCCGAAAACGATTTGGAAGAAATTTTCAATCCTTTCCATCGCCTCAAGGGACAGGAAATACCCGGTTCAGGACTCGGCCTTGCTTCCGCACGTAAAATAATTCGCATCCACCATGGTGAAATACGAGCTGAAAATAGTGACACCGGATTCAGAATTATAGTGACAATACCCACCAAAAGAATGTAA
- a CDS encoding RloB domain-containing protein, with protein MARPKKSGSSLRRKKINVLLACDGQTEQNYAKFVLNECLSSKENPVVITPKTFTRVDQALRYMDRDPKTFDAVLFLRDLENTQLSQTQINNLKAELDQVTKLGKMKREKSKWAVFYNYPAIEIWYTLHFCDKIYACKNASDSERQLKAIFPEYEKPMPRSKKEAEIFCLNMDKAIEHDKKLNISAKLPYATQIKSHKPLTNPMTELPELIEFIKKLKPIS; from the coding sequence ATGGCCCGCCCCAAAAAATCAGGCAGCTCTCTACGCAGGAAGAAAATTAACGTTCTACTAGCATGTGACGGACAGACTGAACAAAACTACGCCAAGTTTGTTCTCAACGAGTGTCTTTCATCCAAAGAGAATCCGGTAGTAATCACCCCTAAAACTTTTACACGTGTAGATCAGGCTCTACGTTATATGGACCGCGACCCGAAAACTTTCGATGCGGTCCTTTTCTTACGCGACTTGGAAAATACTCAGCTTTCACAAACTCAAATAAACAACCTTAAAGCTGAACTGGATCAGGTAACGAAGCTCGGAAAAATGAAAAGAGAAAAAAGTAAATGGGCTGTTTTCTATAACTACCCGGCAATAGAAATCTGGTACACCTTACATTTTTGCGACAAAATATATGCATGCAAAAACGCTAGTGACTCCGAACGGCAGCTAAAAGCAATATTTCCTGAGTATGAAAAACCAATGCCCCGAAGTAAAAAAGAAGCTGAAATATTCTGTCTAAACATGGACAAGGCTATTGAGCATGACAAAAAGTTAAACATTTCAGCCAAACTTCCCTACGCAACCCAAATTAAATCCCACAAACCACTTACCAACCCCATGACAGAACTTCCCGAACTCATAGAGTTTATCAAAAAGCTCAAACCGATTTCATAA
- a CDS encoding ATP-binding protein, which yields MLLEFSVANFRSIGEEQTLYMQPAFKNKDEDHNILETGIKREPQALPVVAILGANASGKSNILKGIEILREIIYISANRTKNDHYLDYSFKLNPTYSQKPTIFKIKFLSFGKIYNYHIEITPEAITKEILTVISPAKGSRVKTLIAREGQKTKFHKSIYHKKAFLDLWSADLNKQQTALAYLSNKGEVDILESVVDWFSITGLIYPEARAHIVTSNTILRQHEKKEPILKYLQSADFNICDIKITQENIDKNLLTETQREQLHATNGRIKPNLKTQFAHTDTEGNNVFLSLEEDESNGTRTYFALASLILSALRIGATMLIDELDISLHPYLIRRIIQLFTNKKTNPHGAQLIFTTHDVTVMDKTLLRPDEIYFTEKDKETFETRLYSLAEFKGMGSVSKNDRGEKLYKDYLNGRFGAVPDVDWEGGI from the coding sequence ATGCTTTTAGAATTCAGCGTCGCAAATTTCCGGTCAATCGGAGAAGAGCAGACTTTATATATGCAGCCAGCCTTTAAAAATAAGGACGAAGATCACAATATCTTAGAGACGGGTATCAAGAGAGAACCGCAGGCTTTGCCAGTGGTGGCTATTTTGGGGGCTAATGCTTCGGGGAAGTCTAATATACTAAAAGGCATAGAAATATTAAGAGAAATAATTTATATTTCTGCAAACAGAACTAAAAATGATCACTATCTAGATTACTCATTTAAACTCAACCCTACCTATTCTCAAAAACCGACTATTTTCAAAATTAAATTCTTATCTTTTGGGAAAATATACAACTACCATATAGAAATTACCCCTGAAGCAATTACTAAAGAAATTTTAACAGTTATTAGCCCTGCTAAGGGATCAAGAGTTAAGACACTAATTGCAAGAGAAGGTCAGAAAACGAAATTCCATAAATCAATATATCATAAAAAAGCATTTTTAGACTTGTGGTCAGCAGACTTAAACAAGCAGCAGACAGCATTAGCATATTTATCTAATAAAGGAGAAGTAGACATTCTTGAGTCAGTTGTAGACTGGTTTTCTATAACAGGACTAATATATCCAGAGGCTAGGGCACATATTGTCACATCAAACACTATCTTACGGCAACATGAAAAAAAAGAGCCAATACTTAAATACCTTCAGAGTGCTGATTTCAATATTTGTGATATAAAAATAACACAAGAAAATATTGATAAAAATTTATTAACAGAGACACAACGAGAACAATTGCACGCAACCAATGGGAGAATTAAGCCTAATCTTAAAACACAATTTGCCCATACAGATACAGAGGGGAATAATGTATTTCTAAGTCTTGAAGAAGATGAATCAAACGGGACGAGAACATACTTTGCCTTGGCAAGCCTCATACTTTCAGCGCTTCGAATTGGTGCTACAATGCTAATTGACGAATTAGATATATCTCTACATCCCTACCTAATCCGAAGGATTATTCAACTTTTTACGAACAAAAAAACAAATCCACATGGCGCACAATTAATTTTCACCACCCATGATGTAACAGTCATGGATAAAACCCTGCTCCGTCCCGATGAAATCTACTTCACGGAAAAAGACAAAGAAACATTTGAGACAAGACTTTATAGTCTTGCTGAATTCAAAGGCATGGGAAGTGTCAGCAAAAATGACCGTGGAGAAAAGCTTTATAAGGATTATCTGAATGGCAGATTCGGAGCAGTACCGGACGTTGACTGGGAGGGCGGAATTTAA